Proteins co-encoded in one Dama dama isolate Ldn47 chromosome 2, ASM3311817v1, whole genome shotgun sequence genomic window:
- the CDHR5 gene encoding cadherin-related family member 5 isoform X9 — protein sequence MGTWVLLLPLLFAAAAQAQGTVCSVNKTSLTVKENTNPGEPLLDIYVPEGQQVTLGPSSTLFAFRIQGNQLFLNVTPDYEANTMLLAHLECRSGDAVVTQLKVFVSVLDVNDNPPRFPYETKVWEVPEDTRVNTTVISETELEAQDQDKDYVLFYTLQEVTLGASSFFSLVGVNRPALRLDRSLDLERWPNMTFRLLARDTQNETTEPSHTATATLVLEVQPVDLRPPWFLPCSYSDAFVCIHAQYRGAVPTGHRLPGPLILHPGPVYAVDGDRGIDQPIKYSIISGNEDSTFSISADSGNLTMTKSIPNAKTFLLVVKGEQADNTRYSVTQVTVEARNANGSVPHFTQSLYRGTVGLGSGVGVVIKDAADPSQPLRIRAQDPEFPDLNSAITYQITNNSNFRMEGEVVLTAASLEQAGVFYAEVKANNTVTSGTAATVVEIQVSEQEPSPTGTSPPTSPGSSRSTWTPEGRPDGGQAGDRRFSEGEMAVLGGVLGAALLLALIALTVLVYKHYGHRLICSSGRVLEPQPQGFDNQAFLNDSDDANWAPAPSPSPSHAQPAPPEPKPPSPETPRRVPEAPATAADGGSPAAVRSILTKERRPEGGYKAVWFGEDIGAEADVVVLNTPASEAGGAGDSGSEGSGDEAADAQDAPGTDSIHF from the exons ATGGGGACGTGGGTCCTGCTGCTCCCGCTGCTGTTTGCAGCTGCGGCCCAGGCCCAGGGTACAG TCTGCTCCGTGAACAAGACGTCCCTCACAGTCAAGGAGAACACGAACCCCGGGGAGCCCCTCCTGGACATCTACGTCCCCGAGGGCCAGCAGGTGACCCTTGGACCCTCGTCCACCCTTTTTGCGTTTCGGATCCAGGGGAATCAGCTGTTTCTCAACGTGACCCCGGACTATGAG GCGAACACAATGCTGCTGGCTCACCTGGAGTGCAGGAGCGGGGACGCCGTG gtGACTCAGCTGAAGGTGTTTGTGTCCGTGCTGGATGTCAATGACAACCCGCCCAGGTTCCCCTATGAGACCAAGGTCTGGGAAGTGCCTGAG GACACTCGGGTGAACACCACCGTCATCTCAGAGACAGAATTGGAGGCCCAGGACCAGGACAAAGACTATGTCCTTTTCTACACCCTCCAAGAGGTCACCCTG GGTGCCAGCAGCTTCTTCTCCCTGGTGGGTGTGAACCGACCAGCACTGCGGCTGGACCGGTCACTGGACTTGGAGAGGTGGCCGAACATGACCTTCCGGCTGCTGGCCCGG GACACACAGAATGAGACCACGGAGCCCAGCCACACAGCCACAGCCACCTTGGTCCTGGAGGTGCAGCCCGTCGACCTGCGGCCCCCCTGGTTCCTGCCCTGCAGCTACTCGGATGCTTTTGTCTGCATCCATGCCCAGTACCGTGGGGCTGTGCCCACCGGCCATAGACTG CCAGGCCCCCTCATCCTGCATCCTGGGCCCGTCTATGCTGTGGACGGGGACCGGGGCATCGACCAGCCCATCAAGTACAGCATCATCAGTG GAAACGAGGACAGCACGTTCTCCATCAGTGCCGACTCGGGCAACCTCACCATGACCAAGAGCATCCCCAACGCCAAGACCTTCCTTCTGGTGGTCAAG GGCGAGCAGGCTGATAACACCCGATACTCCGTGACCCAGGTCACGGTGGAGGCCCGGAACGCCAACGGGAGCGTGCCCCACTTCACCCAGAGCCTGTATCGTGGCACTGTGGGGCTTGGCTCCGGGGTGGGCGTGGTCATCAAGGATGCAGCTGACCCCTCCCAGCCGCTGAGGATCCGGGCCCAGGACCCTGAATTCCCA GACCTCAACTCAGCCATCACGTATCAAATCACCAACAACTCCAACTTCCGAATGGAAGGAGAAGTGGTCCTGACTGCTGCCTCACTGGAGCAAGCCGGGGTCTTCTATGCCGAG GTCAAGGCCAATAACACAGTGACTTCAGGCACAGCTGCCACAGTCGTGGAGATTCAGGTCTCAGAACAGGAGCCCTCTCCCACAG GAACCTCTCCACCGACGTCCCCTGGGTCCAGCAGGAGCACCTGGACTCCAG AAGGCAGGCCAGATGGAGGCCAGGCTGGGGACCGACGCTTCTCGGAGGGAGAGATGGCGGTACTGGGTGGAGTGCTGGGTGCAGCGCTCCTCTTGGCTCTGATCGCCCTCACGGTCCTCGTCTACAAGCACTACGGCCACCGACTCATATGCAGCTCTGGCCGAGTGCTG GAGCCGCAGCCTCAAGGCTTTGACAACCAGGCTTTCCTCAACGACTCCGACGACGCCAACTGGGCGCCGGCGCCTAGCCCTTCACCCAGCCACGCCCAGCCGGCGCCCCCGGAGCCCAAGCCGCCCAGCCCTGAGACCCCGCGTCGGGTCCCAGAGGCCCCTGCGACGGCCGCGGACGGGGGCAGCCCGGCGGCCGTGAGGTCCATCCTGACAAAGGAGCGGCGGCCTGAGGGCGGCTACAAGGCCGTGTGGTTCGGAGAGGACATCGGCGCGGAGGCTGACGTGGTGGTTCTCAACACGCCCGCCTCGGAAGCCGGCGGCGCTGGCGACTCTGGCAGCGAGGGCAGCGGCGACGAGGCTGCGGATGCCCAAGACGCGCCTGGTACCGACTCCATTCACTTCTAA
- the CDHR5 gene encoding cadherin-related family member 5 isoform X4 — protein MGTWVLLLPLLFAAAAQAQGTVCSVNKTSLTVKENTNPGEPLLDIYVPEGQQVTLGPSSTLFAFRIQGNQLFLNVTPDYEANTMLLAHLECRSGDAVVTQLKVFVSVLDVNDNPPRFPYETKVWEVPEDTRVNTTVISETELEAQDQDKDYVLFYTLQEVTLGASSFFSLVGVNRPALRLDRSLDLERWPNMTFRLLARDTQNETTEPSHTATATLVLEVQPVDLRPPWFLPCSYSDAFVCIHAQYRGAVPTGHRLPGPLILHPGPVYAVDGDRGIDQPIKYSIISGNEDSTFSISADSGNLTMTKSIPNAKTFLLVVKGEQADNTRYSVTQVTVEARNANGSVPHFTQSLYRGTVGLGSGVGVVIKDAADPSQPLRIRAQDPEFPDLNSAITYQITNNSNFRMEGEVVLTAASLEQAGVFYAEVKANNTVTSGTAATVVEIQVSEQEPSPTGPPGPPTSPETAGTTRPSSSTTSEVPRPPEPSQGSSTTSSGGDAGPQPSPGTTLGPPAASTPAGPPSGGASPTPPAASPSGGSATRPSSGPTSEAPQPPEPSQGSSTTSSGGDTGPHPSSGTTLGPPASSTPGGPPSGGTSSPPTSASPSGGSAQTSKPGTSPPTSPGSSRSTWTPEGRPDGGQAGDRRFSEGEMAVLGGVLGAALLLALIALTVLVYKHYGHRLICSSGRVLEPQPQGFDNQAFLNDSDDANWAPAPSPSPSHAQPAPPEPKPPSPETPRRVPEAPATAADGGSPAAVRSILTKERRPEGGYKAVWFGEDIGAEADVVVLNTPASEAGGAGDSGSEGSGDEAADAQDAPGTDSIHF, from the exons ATGGGGACGTGGGTCCTGCTGCTCCCGCTGCTGTTTGCAGCTGCGGCCCAGGCCCAGGGTACAG TCTGCTCCGTGAACAAGACGTCCCTCACAGTCAAGGAGAACACGAACCCCGGGGAGCCCCTCCTGGACATCTACGTCCCCGAGGGCCAGCAGGTGACCCTTGGACCCTCGTCCACCCTTTTTGCGTTTCGGATCCAGGGGAATCAGCTGTTTCTCAACGTGACCCCGGACTATGAG GCGAACACAATGCTGCTGGCTCACCTGGAGTGCAGGAGCGGGGACGCCGTG gtGACTCAGCTGAAGGTGTTTGTGTCCGTGCTGGATGTCAATGACAACCCGCCCAGGTTCCCCTATGAGACCAAGGTCTGGGAAGTGCCTGAG GACACTCGGGTGAACACCACCGTCATCTCAGAGACAGAATTGGAGGCCCAGGACCAGGACAAAGACTATGTCCTTTTCTACACCCTCCAAGAGGTCACCCTG GGTGCCAGCAGCTTCTTCTCCCTGGTGGGTGTGAACCGACCAGCACTGCGGCTGGACCGGTCACTGGACTTGGAGAGGTGGCCGAACATGACCTTCCGGCTGCTGGCCCGG GACACACAGAATGAGACCACGGAGCCCAGCCACACAGCCACAGCCACCTTGGTCCTGGAGGTGCAGCCCGTCGACCTGCGGCCCCCCTGGTTCCTGCCCTGCAGCTACTCGGATGCTTTTGTCTGCATCCATGCCCAGTACCGTGGGGCTGTGCCCACCGGCCATAGACTG CCAGGCCCCCTCATCCTGCATCCTGGGCCCGTCTATGCTGTGGACGGGGACCGGGGCATCGACCAGCCCATCAAGTACAGCATCATCAGTG GAAACGAGGACAGCACGTTCTCCATCAGTGCCGACTCGGGCAACCTCACCATGACCAAGAGCATCCCCAACGCCAAGACCTTCCTTCTGGTGGTCAAG GGCGAGCAGGCTGATAACACCCGATACTCCGTGACCCAGGTCACGGTGGAGGCCCGGAACGCCAACGGGAGCGTGCCCCACTTCACCCAGAGCCTGTATCGTGGCACTGTGGGGCTTGGCTCCGGGGTGGGCGTGGTCATCAAGGATGCAGCTGACCCCTCCCAGCCGCTGAGGATCCGGGCCCAGGACCCTGAATTCCCA GACCTCAACTCAGCCATCACGTATCAAATCACCAACAACTCCAACTTCCGAATGGAAGGAGAAGTGGTCCTGACTGCTGCCTCACTGGAGCAAGCCGGGGTCTTCTATGCCGAG GTCAAGGCCAATAACACAGTGACTTCAGGCACAGCTGCCACAGTCGTGGAGATTCAGGTCTCAGAACAGGAGCCCTCTCCCACAG GCCCCCCAGGCCCCCCCACGTCCCCAGAGACGGCAGGAACTACCAGACCCTCGAGCAGCACCACTTCGGAAGTCCCCCGGCCCCCTGAGCCCTCTCAGGGGTCCTCCACGACCAGCTCTGGAGGAGACGCGGGCCCGCAGCCCTCCCCAGGCACCACTCTGGGGCCACCGGCCGCCTCCACGCCTGCGGGGCCCCCCAGTGGGGGAGCCAGCCCCACCCCCCCCGCAGCCTCACCCAGCGGGGGCTCAGCAACCAGACCCTCAAGCGGCCCCACTTCAGAAGCCCCCCAGCCCCCTGAGCCCTCTCAGGGGTCCTCCACGACCAGCTCTGGGGGGGACACTGGCCCACACCCCTCTTCAGGCACTACTCTGGGGCCACCGGCCTCCTCCACGCCTGGGGGGCCCCCCAGTGGGGGAACCAGCTCCCCCCCCACCTCAGCCTCACCCAGCGGGGGCTCAGCACAGACCTCAAAACCAGGAACCTCTCCACCGACGTCCCCTGGGTCCAGCAGGAGCACCTGGACTCCAG AAGGCAGGCCAGATGGAGGCCAGGCTGGGGACCGACGCTTCTCGGAGGGAGAGATGGCGGTACTGGGTGGAGTGCTGGGTGCAGCGCTCCTCTTGGCTCTGATCGCCCTCACGGTCCTCGTCTACAAGCACTACGGCCACCGACTCATATGCAGCTCTGGCCGAGTGCTG GAGCCGCAGCCTCAAGGCTTTGACAACCAGGCTTTCCTCAACGACTCCGACGACGCCAACTGGGCGCCGGCGCCTAGCCCTTCACCCAGCCACGCCCAGCCGGCGCCCCCGGAGCCCAAGCCGCCCAGCCCTGAGACCCCGCGTCGGGTCCCAGAGGCCCCTGCGACGGCCGCGGACGGGGGCAGCCCGGCGGCCGTGAGGTCCATCCTGACAAAGGAGCGGCGGCCTGAGGGCGGCTACAAGGCCGTGTGGTTCGGAGAGGACATCGGCGCGGAGGCTGACGTGGTGGTTCTCAACACGCCCGCCTCGGAAGCCGGCGGCGCTGGCGACTCTGGCAGCGAGGGCAGCGGCGACGAGGCTGCGGATGCCCAAGACGCGCCTGGTACCGACTCCATTCACTTCTAA